A segment of the Sporocytophaga myxococcoides genome:
TATATCTGACAGCACCAATTTTAGGGATAAGTTTTCCACTACCCACAAGGTAAAACGAATAGGTGAGTGCACTTCCAAAAATGAGGAGCCCTCCTGTAATTACATTTCTCTGATCAAATTTTAGATCATTAAGGAAAACAACAGCTATTCCGCTATATGTCAGAAGTAAAGCTATAATTTCGTTTCCCGTAATTTTCCTTTTATAAATAGCAGCTGATAGAAGAACTACCAGAGTTGGATAAATAAATAGAATAAGTCGCTCAAGACTAGCAGTGATATATTCAAGTCCTTTGAAATCAAGATAACTAGCCAAATAATAGCCCATCAGACCCAAAACTATCAGAAAAAGCCAATCATTTTTTTCAATAGGTTTGAGTTTTTCTTTCAGACTCGAATAAGCAAGAGCTCCTAGAAAAAATGGAAGCGAAAACAGCATGCGCAAGGCAAGAAG
Coding sequences within it:
- a CDS encoding DMT family transporter yields the protein MNTKYKNIWGAFIIFIGAICFSSKAVIVKIAYNFHIDSVSLLALRMLFSLPFFLGALAYSSLKEKLKPIEKNDWLFLIVLGLMGYYLASYLDFKGLEYITASLERLILFIYPTLVVLLSAAIYKRKITGNEIIALLLTYSGIAVVFLNDLKFDQRNVITGGLLIFGSALTYSFYLVGSGKLIPKIGAVRYNSISMIVSTLIVLIHYFLSTESNLFHYEWQVYALSIFMAIVATVIPSFLLAEGIRLIGAGKASIIGSVGPVSTIILANIFLEEEITLLQILGTAFVLAGVLLVSKSK